Proteins from one Streptomyces sp. NBC_00390 genomic window:
- a CDS encoding SDR family oxidoreductase yields MIVVTGATGNVGRPLVQALAAAGEQVTAVSRRPAAGEAPQGVHYRQADLADSDSLRPVLEGADALFILIAGELLMGGESPAGILDAAKAGGVRRVVLLSSQAAGTRPGGLSHARLRAFEEAVKESGLEWTILRPGGFATNAYAYAEAVRGTRTVAAPFGDVALPVVDPADIAEVAAVTLREDGHTGRTYELTGPAALSPRRQAKALGDVLGAEVLFVELTREDARTHMLQFMPEPVVDGTLDILGEPTPAEQRVSPDVERILGRAPHSFADWAARNIAAFT; encoded by the coding sequence ATGATCGTCGTCACCGGAGCAACCGGAAACGTCGGCCGGCCGCTCGTGCAGGCGCTGGCCGCAGCGGGCGAGCAGGTCACGGCCGTCTCCCGGCGCCCCGCAGCGGGCGAAGCGCCGCAGGGCGTGCACTACAGGCAGGCCGACCTGGCCGACTCCGACAGCCTGCGCCCCGTACTCGAGGGAGCCGACGCACTGTTCATCCTGATCGCGGGTGAACTCCTCATGGGCGGAGAGAGCCCGGCCGGCATCCTGGACGCGGCGAAGGCCGGCGGTGTACGCCGCGTGGTCCTGCTCTCCTCCCAGGCCGCCGGGACGCGTCCCGGCGGCCTCTCTCACGCCCGACTGCGCGCCTTCGAGGAAGCCGTGAAGGAGTCGGGCCTGGAGTGGACGATTCTGCGGCCGGGCGGCTTCGCCACCAACGCGTACGCCTACGCCGAGGCGGTCCGCGGCACCCGCACCGTGGCCGCGCCGTTCGGCGATGTCGCCCTGCCGGTCGTCGACCCCGCCGACATCGCCGAGGTGGCGGCCGTGACATTGCGCGAGGACGGTCACACCGGCCGGACGTACGAGCTCACCGGCCCCGCGGCCCTCTCCCCGCGCCGGCAGGCGAAGGCGCTCGGCGACGTACTGGGGGCGGAGGTGCTCTTCGTCGAACTGACCCGCGAGGACGCCCGGACACACATGCTGCAGTTCATGCCCGAGCCCGTCGTGGACGGCACCCTCGACATCCTGGGCGAGCCGACCCCCGCCGAACAGCGGGTGAGCCCCGACGTCGAGCGGATCCTGGGCCGCGCCCCCCACAGCTTCGCGGACTGGGCGGCCCGCAACATCGCGGCCTTCACGTAG
- a CDS encoding winged helix-turn-helix transcriptional regulator encodes MGTATGTTAAPLPSLQACPIGPVVDIVFSRWTTPILWTLHEYGTQRFVQLQRRIGTITAKVLTQRLRQMERDGLVLRTYHPEVPPRVEYEISELGRSLAPLFATLAEWSSAHLDKVQQARQEFDEAEERAAHGRHP; translated from the coding sequence ATGGGCACTGCTACCGGTACGACTGCGGCGCCGCTCCCGTCACTGCAGGCCTGCCCGATCGGGCCGGTGGTCGACATCGTCTTCAGCCGCTGGACGACACCGATCCTGTGGACGCTCCACGAGTACGGCACACAGCGCTTCGTTCAACTGCAGCGCCGGATCGGCACGATCACGGCGAAGGTGCTGACCCAGCGGCTGCGGCAGATGGAACGGGACGGCCTGGTGCTGCGCACCTACCACCCCGAGGTTCCCCCCAGGGTGGAGTACGAGATCAGCGAACTCGGCCGCAGCCTGGCGCCGCTGTTCGCGACGCTCGCCGAGTGGTCCTCCGCCCATCTGGACAAGGTCCAGCAGGCGCGTCAGGAGTTCGACGAGGCGGAGGAGCGGGCTGCCCACGGCCGCCACCCGTAG
- a CDS encoding TIGR02679 domain-containing protein, whose translation MSAEPREHRQYDELRGEGWTRLLAAARRRLERTGGALDGDIGLAAPSEAERRTVIGITGRYRPETAKRLAVPLRELDGYLYDRFGTGLLTTLGRLHGPLRDRPAERADEEARREQALKSAHSSRLAGQGWFEAWLERIAADGTLTRLVRRGDAPLLDAAVRVLERLPGDRDRFPGPGSQDRLPAHPGTRDGLPLPALAEWATGDTKALVPGAPLEQLVLRALAQRTGDSPVVPRERAGRRALWESAGAIADDLASQVLVLNIGAEGDTVVCDWLRDAADFGIPFRLTLHQLATAPVVPAARTIFVCENPAVLRAAAGELEGTGAALVCTEGVPSAACHKLLGDAVRAGARLYWRADSDWAGLRITADAVARHGARPWRMSAADYTAALGKGESTTLAGPPTASPWDPELARAMQESGSTVMEERLLPALLSDLTRI comes from the coding sequence TTGTCAGCTGAGCCGCGTGAGCACCGGCAGTACGACGAGTTGCGGGGCGAGGGATGGACACGGCTGCTCGCCGCCGCCCGCCGCAGGCTGGAGCGCACCGGCGGCGCGCTCGACGGTGACATCGGGCTCGCGGCGCCCAGCGAGGCCGAACGCCGCACCGTCATCGGCATCACCGGCCGCTACCGGCCCGAGACCGCCAAGCGTCTCGCCGTACCCCTGCGCGAGCTGGACGGGTATCTGTACGACCGTTTCGGCACCGGCCTCCTGACGACCCTCGGCCGACTGCACGGCCCGCTGCGTGACCGGCCGGCCGAGCGGGCGGACGAGGAAGCGCGCCGCGAACAGGCCCTGAAGTCCGCCCACTCCAGCCGGCTCGCCGGGCAGGGATGGTTCGAGGCCTGGCTGGAGCGGATCGCCGCCGACGGCACCCTCACCCGTCTCGTACGCCGTGGGGACGCACCCCTTCTCGACGCGGCGGTACGTGTCCTGGAAAGGCTCCCCGGCGACCGGGACCGCTTCCCCGGCCCCGGCTCCCAGGACCGGCTCCCCGCGCACCCGGGCACCCGTGACGGCCTGCCGCTTCCGGCCCTCGCCGAGTGGGCCACCGGCGACACCAAGGCCCTCGTTCCCGGCGCCCCGCTCGAACAGCTCGTCCTGCGCGCCCTCGCCCAGCGCACCGGCGACAGTCCGGTCGTACCGCGCGAGCGGGCCGGGCGGCGCGCCCTGTGGGAGAGCGCCGGAGCCATCGCCGACGACCTCGCCAGCCAGGTGCTCGTCCTCAACATCGGCGCGGAGGGCGACACGGTGGTCTGCGACTGGTTGCGCGACGCCGCCGACTTCGGCATCCCCTTCCGGCTCACCCTCCACCAGCTCGCCACCGCCCCCGTCGTCCCCGCCGCCCGCACCATCTTCGTCTGCGAGAACCCGGCCGTACTGCGCGCCGCGGCCGGCGAACTCGAAGGCACTGGTGCGGCCCTCGTCTGCACCGAGGGCGTCCCGTCCGCCGCCTGCCACAAACTGCTCGGCGACGCCGTCCGCGCGGGAGCCCGGCTGTACTGGCGCGCCGACTCCGACTGGGCCGGCCTGCGCATCACCGCGGACGCCGTGGCCCGTCACGGTGCCCGCCCCTGGCGGATGAGTGCCGCGGACTACACGGCGGCACTCGGCAAGGGCGAGTCCACAACGCTCGCGGGACCGCCCACGGCCAGCCCCTGGGACCCCGAACTGGCCCGTGCCATGCAGGAGTCGGGCAGCACGGTCATGGAGGAACGCCTGCTCCCGGCGCTCCTGTCCGACCTCACCCGCATCTGA
- a CDS encoding SbcC/MukB-like Walker B domain-containing protein, which yields MNTDMRKRKMSSGTTVGVSWLLADHLDDEQRAICALLDADAARLGPDGLARVRVHFAAQIKTARARHRDQPYRELLAEVLDYRRWRHFAFQLVRPGESGKTEERLTRARHSRLSGGEQSVSLHLPLFAAAHAMLNSADPHAPRLLALDEAFAGVDDTGRGELMSLAAQFDLDLFMTGYDLWAAHASVSAAAHYDLAHTAVDHTVSALLLVWDGDRLLADGTGDLTAALGSPGTRRVPTPEEAAVVS from the coding sequence ATGAACACCGACATGCGCAAGCGGAAGATGTCCTCGGGGACGACAGTCGGTGTGAGCTGGCTGCTCGCCGACCATCTCGACGACGAGCAGCGCGCCATCTGCGCCCTCCTCGACGCCGACGCCGCCCGCCTCGGCCCCGACGGTCTCGCCCGGGTGCGTGTCCACTTCGCCGCGCAGATCAAGACCGCTCGCGCCCGCCACCGCGACCAGCCCTACCGGGAGTTGCTCGCCGAGGTCCTCGACTACCGGCGCTGGCGGCATTTCGCGTTCCAGCTGGTACGGCCCGGCGAGTCGGGAAAGACGGAGGAGCGGCTCACCCGCGCCCGGCACAGCCGCCTGTCGGGAGGTGAGCAGTCCGTGTCGCTGCACCTGCCTCTGTTCGCCGCCGCGCACGCCATGCTCAACTCCGCCGATCCGCACGCCCCGCGCCTGCTCGCCCTCGACGAGGCCTTCGCGGGTGTGGACGACACCGGGCGCGGCGAACTCATGTCGCTGGCGGCCCAGTTCGACCTCGACCTGTTCATGACCGGGTACGACCTGTGGGCCGCCCACGCATCCGTGTCCGCCGCGGCCCACTACGACCTCGCGCACACCGCCGTCGACCACACCGTCTCCGCGCTGCTGCTCGTCTGGGACGGCGACCGGCTCCTCGCCGACGGCACCGGCGACCTCACCGCCGCCCTCGGCTCGCCGGGCACCCGGCGCGTCCCGACGCCCGAGGAGGCCGCGGTTGTCAGCTGA
- a CDS encoding type II toxin-antitoxin system VapC family toxin produces MRLLLDTHVVLWWLDDSPELSGETKDLLDTEPAVYVSAVSPWEIAIKQSLGKLEGPEDLAERVRDSQFTGLPITAGHGVRAGRLPAHHRDPFDRILVAQAQIEGMTLMTRDKWIPQYDVQVMPV; encoded by the coding sequence ATGCGACTGTTGCTCGACACCCACGTGGTCCTTTGGTGGCTGGACGACTCGCCTGAGCTGTCCGGTGAGACCAAGGATCTGCTCGACACCGAACCCGCGGTGTACGTCAGTGCCGTGTCACCGTGGGAGATCGCCATCAAACAGTCCCTCGGGAAACTGGAAGGCCCGGAAGACCTGGCCGAGCGGGTTCGCGACAGCCAGTTCACCGGCCTGCCCATCACCGCCGGGCATGGGGTACGGGCAGGCCGGCTTCCGGCGCATCACCGGGACCCCTTCGACCGGATACTGGTCGCTCAAGCACAGATCGAAGGGATGACCCTGATGACGAGGGACAAGTGGATCCCGCAGTACGACGTGCAGGTCATGCCCGTGTGA
- a CDS encoding type II toxin-antitoxin system Phd/YefM family antitoxin — protein sequence MEAARQYNVHEAKTHFSRILEQVATGEEIVISKAGEPVAKVVPLRPKVKRTGRGSLRGQIHIPDDFDELPDDIADAFGMR from the coding sequence ATGGAAGCAGCCCGTCAGTACAACGTCCATGAAGCCAAGACGCACTTCTCGCGGATCCTGGAGCAGGTCGCGACCGGTGAGGAGATCGTGATCAGCAAGGCGGGGGAGCCGGTGGCCAAGGTGGTGCCGCTGCGCCCCAAGGTGAAGCGGACCGGCCGGGGCTCGCTCCGGGGGCAGATCCACATCCCCGACGACTTCGATGAACTGCCCGACGACATCGCCGACGCTTTCGGGATGCGCTGA